A window of Rosa rugosa chromosome 7, drRosRugo1.1, whole genome shotgun sequence genomic DNA:
ATTCATGTAGAGGAAAGTACAACTTAGAGGAAATTTATGTCAAAATAGTTAACATAATAGGCTGGTGCGCTATAATTACTGAGTCTTTCACTGCTATATAAACGTCTCAAATTCAGGCAAAGATAACCAACTCAACGGTAGCAGCAGTCAGTATATCAAAAATGCTCTAAATCTATTATTTGCCATAGtttcttgtctttttttttttggatacttttttttctttcaccatGGAAGGCAGGAAGACCAGAGGACGGCAGAAGATTGAaataaagaaaattgcaaatgcAGACGATCGCCATGTCACTTTTTCAAAGAGGAGATCTGGCATTTACAAAAAGTGCAACGAGCTAGCAACCCTATGCGGTGCAGAGGTTGGTGTCGTGGTGTTCTCCGAATCTGAGAAACCATTCTCGTACGGTAACCCCTCTATCGAATCCATAGCTGACCGATTCTTAAACCTCCAGCCTCCTCAAGAAAATAGCGATGACAGGATCGCTGGTTCTCTTGTGGGAGCATACAAGCGTGCAAGATACATGGAGATACTGAACAAGCACAATGAGTTAGAAGACAAGCTCAGGGATGAACAGCTTCGAGAGAAAGTACTTCTGCAGAAAGAAAGAGCAAGAGCAAGTGCAGAGCAAGAAGGCCTCGGCTGGTGGCAGCGTCCTATTAAGGAGCTAGACTCGGAGGAACTAAAACAAATGTATGCTTCCTTCCAGAACCTCCACAATAGTCTCTCTAATCATCTGGTTCATCTCAATGTTGCCACCCATAAtgttaataataataacaatattaTTAACATGCAATAATTTCTCCTCTTAGAATATGAGATTAATATCCCTTCAGTTTCCTCTCTTCTTCCGGCTTGGGCGCTGGGACGATATACAGAAGAGGGAAAGGGGTAGAGAACTAGTTATTATTAATAAGTCAATTGGTTATTGATATGTACTTGCTTGATTTGTAGTACACATCAATGCTTAGCCGTATGAAAACTTTAATTAGAAACTGATCTATGAATCTGTTCTAATGTTATCCTAAATGTAGTTtcttattctcaataataatacaactatatcTCGGTGGTTGTTTTCAAAATTATTGCTGAAGTTCTAGATATACATTTGGTCTTGAAATTAATTGTAGGCGTGGATGCGGGTGTCTTGATATAATGCAGATTCTAGAGAGGACCTCATTATCTTTAAAATTTAAGGAATTTTACTATTTTTCACTAGTACACGACCTAATTCAACGATTTCAACCACTGATTCTTTAAATTCTTATGCAAAAATTATTTATAcaaaaaatcaaataaattcataataattGGTCATTGAAAATATGTAGATAAAATTAGAACGAAGATGGTGCTTATCAAATGATTAAACGTTTTTCAATTTagctaattttttgtaggattcatatgTATAAATATAACTAGAGAATGAGTGGTTTAAATTGTTAAACTATATATGTCATGACAACACAAATTCTCATTGAGACATAAAAACGcgatgctctctctctctctagagagGCAAAACCTAAGGCCGCAAACTGCCTTGATTGGAGGCGGCGGTactgcaaatctattgactctCGGCAGGGAGGTTTTCCGGCCACGCAGTGGCTCGGTTCCTTGGGGCTGGAAGGGAGGCGGCTTGCCTTTTTCTTCTACTCTACTTGGCGGTGATGGCGAATGGTTTCGTCAGTGTCCCATGATGGTGGTCCGATGGGCTGCGCAGACTCGAGATGGTCTCTCATCGGCGTCAAGCGGCGCTGGGCTGTTCGCTCTGGGCGAGGTCGGATGGGGACTGGTTGTTGGCTGGGGTCGAGGATATCTGGGTTCAGATCCGATCGGGGACAGTTTAGAAGTGATGGAGGGCTGTGATCGAGCACTCTCTGAGGGTGTGGTGAGTGATCCCGGGGGCTATGCTAGATCGGGATCAGATTCAGGCCAAGGAACTGTTGCGGCTGCTGGAGTGGCGGCTCCGACGGCGAGTGTCTGCGGCGGCGGCGTGGCTGATGGATCGTGGCTGGAAAGATATGTGTGGGCTCATTGGGTTAGGGCTTTGGTTTACCCTACTCTTTGGGCCTGCATTTGGAGAGGATGGGTTGCATGGGCCTTGATCTGGTCTGTGGACTGGATTACCCTTATGCTATAGGGCTGGATGAATTGGGTCTATATGGCCCATAGTAttgtttaatttctgttttggtcgcaaaaaccagtgccttagttgaaaccaattttatgtctgcttcgaggtttcttggtttttgttagaataaaggtgcgtggacttcctaaaaggtgggtgtactcgggattttttggGGTTTTATTCTTCTAGGATAGGATTTCaggaggttctaaggaacgattctttctgtcgaccccataggggtgtttcgtttttgtactgcttgttgAATATTAATGAATGGGTTGACCTATtttccatcaaaaaaaaaaaattgttaaactatatatgctaaaaataaaaacatcctcaAATTTGAAATGAGTTAGATCCAATGCACAATAATATCACATGTTTCCTAATTGTGCTGCCCATATTGACCCTAACCCAGTTCAACAGGCGTACATCCaacaaaagagaagaagacATGACTACAAAGACATGATGGGGGTTTTCTCCTCCAAACATCTATCTGATCACCATCAATTACTGGTTTTTTATGAGTCCAAGACTCTAATTGATATCAGTACCTTAATTTGATATTCCATTATCATCTGGATCTACTTTCTTcaataattaattgtttttgggAGAATAAGAAAGTGGGTGTTGTAGCTATTGATTAATTGATCCAATTTAGTTGAGTCAAGGTCAAGGTTCTTATCTTGAGCTACGAATTCAATTATTTGTGTGTTTCTAATTGAATCTCACATGGATTTCTCCCGCTAGCATGAAACGAAGTCTATTCCCTCCCATATTTCTTCTCGATTTTAATGGGTTGCTTCTATTTGCTATGGATTTTCATTAATCAATATTGTGGAACCATTTCGTTTTTTATTTCCATTGACTTCTTATTTGCTACACCCTTTTAATCAATGAAGAGCAACACAGATTATGGGTTTGCAAATGGCAATGACGAATTTGGCTAGCCATTCTTCTCGATCCGCATGTGAGTTTTGGATGTTATTGTGCATTAGATTTGTCAAACAAAATCCAACTGTTGATATGAAAACATCCGCACTTTACTCATTTTACAGACATCCGCCTCTGATctacccatatatatatatatatatatacagatcctatccagagcggagttccgctttgaaattacggagtgaacttcgagttttgggtcgcttttaattaggtcgcatatccacatctcgaccgtacagtttttaggtactagtgtatagatcatctatgcaaattttcagcaaaattgatgaccgttaagGCATTggtaattgccttaaagctagtacggttcaggttggacagattcagatCGTcaattggtttaagtgagttagataccttaacgatcatcaatttggctgaaaatttgcagagatgatctatacactagtatctaaaaactgaacggtcgagatgtggatatgcgacctaaaagcaaccaaaaactcgaagttcactcaataatttcaaagtggaactccgctctggataaaatctgtatatatatatatttgattcTGGTAAAAGATctatttttttggtcattttaagagaTCGCTTGTGAGATCTAAAAATATCTACCAAAAGATGTGTCAAATGTGAAATCATTGTGATTTTAGCCTTATACAACACCACAATATAAGAAATATCAATATTACAAAAATCCCACcgtatttttatattttattatttaccaAAATGCCACTGCATCCAAATAGctattgttaatttgttatcAGTTGAAAATCTACTACCGTTGAATAAAAAAGCTACTGTTATTCTTCATCAAAGTTATAGTCATTCGTTGGAAAAATTACTATCATTATTCAACAAGTTATTGCCGACAAACTGAAATGTTATTgtcattcttcaaaaaaaacTAATGTCATTCACAATAATCTTTTGAGAAGCTATTGACGTCTTTCAAAAAGCTATTGTCGACGAACCATAAATTTAATTATAGgaaattacaattttttttttttagaatcaaCAAATCAATTCTCTCATTCAACTCAAACTAGAATGACAGGGATACATACATTCCCTTGGCATCTCTATAGGTAAGTCTAGGCCCTGATATGCTAGCATCACTGATTAGACAACAAGtactcacttattcaaaagcgAGTCAATGAACTATGAAAATACATAGTAGATAGGCTAAGAATAAACTTAAATTTGGGCAACACACATAGTAAATAGACAAGCTAGTTAATTGACATAATTATCCGGGGTCCCAAATACCAAACTTAAAAGACCTAGGCTCATCAGTTTGGGCCACAATTGGGTCTAAATCCAAACAACATGCCTACCTAACTATGGAAGCAGCAGGCCTGTTAGATTGAGGCCATCCACTTGAAATGAGCCACCTAAATGATTTAGACACCCTACTAGAAGTAGGGGTCCTCTTAACGCCGACCATTATACCCTCTACCATCATCGAACTCACCACCTTATGTTCTGATTGGAGAGTAGTGCATGCTACCACCGCTCCATGAGACCGGATGCCTTTGATCACAATCACAGTATGATGGAAGGCTTTGTCACACCATTTCAAAGCCGGCATCGCTCTGCCCAGCCAATTCTAACTCGTAATCCATTTCAAACCTAGAGCCAAGCTGGCCCGCCATTCTTGACCTCTTGATTCAGCCTTGATCCATTTCAAGCCCAACTTCTGATCGCCAGACCTCTTAACCAGACACGATCCAGCCATCATGTCAGCCCACACAATTTCATCGAATGAGGGTTTGAGTCATTCCCTCCATGGTCAAATCCAGAAGCCAGATATCCATGCACGCCAATCATTGATCACAATCAGATCTTCTGGCTGTCACTATCATCTTCAAGTTCATACCATCAAGGCTTAGTGGTGATATCTGAGCGCAATGTGTTGGCTGGGTTGAGTGGTCGTCGAAAAAAGATGGCGTTGGAGTGTTGGTgcaaaaaccacaaaacatgAAGAACAAGTCCCCACTTAGGACAGAGACTGGAATCAATCGTCGAATTGGAGAACCATAGCCCCAGTGATTAGGTTTTGGAGAGAGCCAAAAACCCTTTTTCATCCttaaatgaccatattgattacttgctttatttattgagaAATTATATATAGCAAATTACTATGAGTTTCTTTTTAAAACTTGTATTATCAAATAAGACACCCTATTGTCATTGTCATTgtctacgaggattattgtcattgttctaatgtagcacggggttcaggttttgtgtccccccccccccccccccccccgttgcaaaatagtatttcaataaatggaaccgggcgtggggctgagcctcctagttaggctgggttccaaaccccttttcaaaaaaaataaaataagacaCCCTATATTTTTATGCCTAAGCGCCGTGAATGACAATAatttttctgaaaaataaaaataactttTAGATTCATCTATAATAGCTTTTTGGTTATTAAATAGTAGCTTTTTTGTTCATGAGTAGTATCTTTTTTGTTCGTTGGCAATAACTTTTTAATAACAATAACTGTTTTGACACAGTGACATTTGCATAAATACTGAAGATTAAAAATGCAGTGATATTGCTTTAAATAATGATATTTCTTACATTTTGGTGGCTTTatgagataagaacataaaataACAAAGATAATAAAAGTGGCTTATATGTCATTGGCTATAGAATTATTTAGAAATACTTGCTTACAAGGATCCTTATACTAGTTCTTTTTAACTAAAATTCAATTAAAAGAGAAGgaaccta
This region includes:
- the LOC133722995 gene encoding agamous-like MADS-box protein AGL29, with the translated sequence MEGRKTRGRQKIEIKKIANADDRHVTFSKRRSGIYKKCNELATLCGAEVGVVVFSESEKPFSYGNPSIESIADRFLNLQPPQENSDDRIAGSLVGAYKRARYMEILNKHNELEDKLRDEQLREKVLLQKERARASAEQEGLGWWQRPIKELDSEELKQMYASFQNLHNSLSNHLVHLNVATHNVNNNNNIINMQ